A genomic stretch from Planctomycetaceae bacterium includes:
- a CDS encoding transcriptional repressor, whose translation MSELAPQDVAVSPVEKFREYLGTKGKRLTQEREIIVREIFADHEHFDSDQIVARLSKPRINGGRVSRATIYRTLSSLEEAGLIRKVARANDREVYEHDYGYPQHDHFICSKCSKLVEFRNDEISVILERVASEFGFRMNGHRLEVNGICAECARPPERRHRKLDMI comes from the coding sequence GTGAGCGAGCTGGCTCCCCAGGATGTGGCAGTTTCCCCCGTTGAAAAGTTTCGTGAATACCTGGGTACCAAAGGTAAACGTCTGACGCAGGAACGAGAGATAATCGTTCGCGAAATCTTCGCCGACCATGAGCACTTTGATTCTGATCAGATTGTAGCCCGGCTATCGAAGCCCCGGATCAATGGTGGTCGAGTCAGTCGAGCAACCATTTACCGAACACTGAGTTCTCTTGAAGAAGCCGGCCTGATTCGTAAGGTTGCCCGAGCTAATGACCGGGAAGTCTATGAACACGACTATGGTTATCCACAGCATGACCATTTTATCTGCAGCAAGTGCAGCAAGCTGGTCGAATTTCGTAACGACGAGATCTCGGTGATCCTTGAGCGGGTCGCCAGTGAATTTGGGTTTCGAATGAATGGCCATCGACTGGAAGTCAACGGCATCTGTGCCGAATGCGCCAGGCCGCCGGAACGACGCCACCGCAAGCTGGATATGATTTGA
- a CDS encoding efflux RND transporter permease subunit — translation MTDQPSPISDSMPGHDLAAVATAEQATTSDSSSVMTRLVEVFLRGDVAILLTIVSLILGAVSLWLTPREEEPQIVVPMADVLISAPGMSAEEVEQQVTSRVEKMLYQIDGVEYVYSMSRPGQSVVTVRFYVGEDREDSLIKLYNKLQSNVDQITPGVSGWVVKPIEVDDVPILVATLWTDRTDQYGDFELRRLAEQFQNELQAINQTNRVWVVGGRPRQIRVEVNPSAMAARQVSILQIAKALQVSNVNQQVGSFDQLEQSFVVDAGRFVQDTQELGRLVVGLSSDRPVHLHDVAVIRDGPAESTTYSWLGFGPAHENEVSRQPHDVFPAVQIAVAKQKGSNAVWVADAVKDRLEELSRQWLPDGVHYQITRDYGETADDKVNELVEGLAVAVLTVIVFIGVFLGWRAALVVALAIPVCYSLTLFINLMAGYTINRVTMFALILSLGLLVDDPITDVENIARYFALRVLPPRQSVLRAVQEVRPALLLSTLAIIASFLPMAFITGMMGPYMAPMALNVPLTVSMSTVVAFVLTPWLAMVALRRMMDDANPDDEFDITARPLYRIFRWLLTPMLEKRWISWAVLAGTAVLFAAACLLPALRMVPLKMLPYDNKNEFQIIVDMPEGTTLERTESVAREVALHVAAEAEVTNYCVTVGTSSPMDFNGMVRHYFLRSGSNVADIRFNLVSKDLRVQQSHELILRIRNDMKELSSRFHANLKLVEVPPGPPVLATITAEVYGRDDMAYAELIAASRLVAGRLEREPFIEDVDISAEDDQQKWVFEVDKPKAAMSGVSTQTVVSTLGAALNGLNATILHQSREIDPLNVQLRLPRQQRSALDDLRELYVPGDGGALVQLGAIGSFHQVIEDKTIYHKNLKRVVFVYGEVAGRAPADAIIDMQTDQRNSGVNLPPEADRKARDVESRTWLARGGGDEWQVPEGIEVEWAGEGEWQITLDVFRDLGLAFAAALIGIFMVLMFQTGSRVLPPVMMLSIPLTLIGIMPGFWFLNAVVNKPVDGYPNPVFFTATAMIGMIALAGIVVRNSVVLIDFIHLGMQEGHPLKEAIIRSVAIRTRPILLTAGTTLLGNWVITLDPIFSGLAWSVIFGIVTSTLFTLFVIPVVYWLIYGPRKQVRD, via the coding sequence GTGACGGATCAGCCCTCCCCGATTTCAGATTCTATGCCCGGTCATGATCTCGCCGCTGTCGCGACGGCTGAACAGGCCACTACCAGTGACAGCTCGTCAGTGATGACACGGCTCGTCGAGGTTTTTTTGCGGGGAGACGTTGCGATTCTGCTGACGATCGTCTCTCTGATTCTTGGAGCCGTGTCCCTTTGGCTGACTCCACGGGAAGAAGAGCCTCAAATCGTAGTTCCTATGGCGGATGTGCTGATCTCTGCGCCAGGGATGTCTGCGGAAGAAGTCGAACAGCAAGTCACAAGTCGCGTCGAGAAAATGCTCTACCAGATCGATGGCGTCGAGTATGTTTATTCGATGTCGCGTCCGGGGCAGTCGGTCGTTACGGTGCGATTCTACGTTGGCGAAGATCGCGAGGATTCGCTGATCAAGCTCTACAACAAGTTGCAGTCGAACGTCGACCAGATTACGCCTGGTGTATCCGGGTGGGTGGTGAAACCAATCGAAGTCGACGATGTTCCGATCCTTGTTGCGACCTTGTGGACAGATCGCACGGATCAGTATGGTGATTTCGAACTGCGGCGACTGGCCGAGCAATTCCAGAACGAATTACAGGCCATTAATCAGACCAATCGCGTCTGGGTTGTTGGCGGTCGGCCAAGACAAATTCGCGTTGAAGTAAATCCGTCTGCGATGGCTGCCCGGCAGGTTTCCATCCTGCAGATTGCGAAGGCCCTGCAGGTCTCCAATGTGAATCAGCAGGTCGGTTCATTCGATCAGCTGGAGCAATCGTTTGTGGTCGATGCAGGTCGATTCGTTCAGGACACTCAGGAGCTTGGCCGACTGGTCGTCGGACTTTCGAGTGATCGTCCTGTGCATCTTCATGATGTTGCCGTCATCAGAGACGGTCCTGCGGAATCAACCACATACAGCTGGCTGGGGTTCGGGCCTGCACATGAGAATGAAGTTTCACGCCAGCCACACGACGTCTTTCCTGCAGTACAGATTGCTGTTGCCAAGCAGAAAGGCAGCAATGCGGTTTGGGTAGCCGATGCGGTCAAAGATCGTCTGGAAGAATTGTCCAGGCAATGGTTACCGGACGGAGTTCATTATCAAATTACACGAGACTACGGCGAAACGGCAGACGATAAGGTGAACGAACTGGTCGAGGGACTTGCGGTTGCGGTTCTGACAGTGATCGTGTTCATCGGAGTATTTCTGGGTTGGCGTGCAGCTCTGGTTGTCGCGTTGGCGATTCCTGTTTGTTACAGCCTGACACTGTTCATTAACCTGATGGCTGGCTACACAATCAACCGAGTTACCATGTTTGCGTTGATTCTGTCGCTGGGGCTGCTTGTCGATGACCCCATTACCGATGTCGAAAACATCGCTCGCTACTTCGCACTGCGCGTGCTTCCGCCACGTCAATCGGTGCTCAGGGCAGTTCAGGAAGTGCGTCCGGCTTTGTTACTGTCGACGCTGGCGATCATTGCCAGTTTTCTTCCCATGGCGTTCATTACGGGCATGATGGGACCGTACATGGCGCCGATGGCATTGAATGTCCCATTGACCGTTTCCATGTCAACGGTTGTCGCATTCGTCCTGACGCCCTGGCTGGCCATGGTCGCACTTCGAAGAATGATGGACGATGCAAATCCGGACGATGAATTTGATATCACGGCTCGGCCGCTGTATCGGATTTTTCGCTGGTTACTGACACCCATGCTGGAGAAACGATGGATCAGCTGGGCGGTTCTTGCCGGCACGGCCGTCTTGTTTGCTGCTGCCTGTTTGCTGCCGGCTTTGCGGATGGTTCCCCTGAAGATGTTGCCGTATGACAACAAGAATGAGTTTCAGATTATTGTCGACATGCCGGAAGGCACCACGCTGGAAAGAACGGAAAGTGTCGCAAGGGAAGTCGCTTTGCATGTAGCCGCTGAAGCTGAAGTTACCAACTACTGTGTTACGGTGGGAACTTCATCGCCGATGGATTTCAATGGCATGGTTCGTCATTACTTTCTTCGGTCCGGTTCAAATGTCGCGGACATCCGATTCAATCTCGTTTCGAAGGACCTGCGAGTTCAACAGTCTCATGAACTCATTCTTCGCATTCGGAATGATATGAAGGAACTGTCCAGCCGATTCCACGCAAATCTGAAGCTCGTTGAGGTTCCGCCCGGGCCCCCGGTGCTTGCTACGATTACGGCGGAGGTTTACGGGCGAGATGATATGGCCTACGCAGAACTGATTGCCGCGTCCAGGCTGGTTGCAGGTCGTCTGGAGCGGGAGCCGTTCATCGAAGATGTCGACATCAGTGCCGAAGACGATCAGCAGAAATGGGTATTTGAGGTCGACAAACCCAAAGCAGCGATGAGCGGCGTGTCGACGCAGACAGTCGTGTCGACGCTGGGGGCTGCGCTGAACGGCCTGAATGCCACCATCCTGCATCAGTCTCGTGAAATCGATCCTCTGAATGTTCAACTACGACTTCCTCGCCAGCAGAGATCTGCACTGGATGATCTGCGAGAGCTTTATGTTCCGGGAGATGGAGGAGCTTTGGTGCAGCTGGGGGCAATCGGATCGTTTCACCAGGTGATTGAAGACAAGACCATCTATCACAAGAATCTGAAACGGGTCGTTTTTGTTTACGGCGAAGTCGCAGGACGTGCTCCAGCGGATGCCATCATTGATATGCAAACCGATCAAAGGAACTCCGGGGTGAATTTGCCTCCGGAAGCTGATCGCAAAGCCCGTGATGTCGAAAGTCGGACATGGCTGGCAAGGGGAGGCGGAGATGAGTGGCAGGTTCCCGAGGGGATTGAGGTTGAATGGGCAGGCGAAGGCGAATGGCAGATCACGCTGGATGTCTTCCGTGACCTCGGCCTGGCGTTTGCCGCGGCCCTGATTGGCATTTTCATGGTTTTGATGTTTCAGACCGGTAGCCGCGTTTTGCCACCCGTGATGATGTTGTCAATCCCGCTCACTCTGATCGGAATTATGCCGGGATTCTGGTTCCTGAATGCTGTCGTCAACAAACCTGTCGATGGCTATCCGAACCCTGTCTTTTTTACCGCCACAGCGATGATTGGGATGATCGCGCTGGCGGGAATCGTGGTGCGTAATTCTGTCGTCCTGATTGATTTCATTCATTTGGGAATGCAGGAAGGGCATCCGCTGAAAGAAGCAATCATCCGCAGTGTCGCGATCCGAACTCGGCCCATCCTTCTGACCGCTGGAACAACCCTTCTGGGAAACTGGGTGATCACACTGGATCCGATATTTTCCGGCCTTGCCTGGTCGGTGATTTTTGGAATCGTGACTTCAACTCTGTTTACGCTGTTCGTCATTCCTGTCGTGTATTGGTTGATTTACGGACCCCGAAAACAGGTCCGCGACTGA
- a CDS encoding DUF1552 domain-containing protein, with translation MNHHSGQNRSFPRRMLLQGAGVTMALPWLESVPVWGMTSASGSTIAESAVADTKGSPTPKRFAALFMACGVNQEHWWAKGQGGEMELSKTLSPMEPLKQKMNFIDGLFNRNATGVGIHPGQTGNILSGAALQKGSELRGGISIDQLLANRLGQETAQPSLVLGCEQPVTGYHETNFSMAYSSHISWQNATSPVPMEVYPSLAFDSLFDNRGNRRNKSVLDRIQEHAASLSRQVSDADRVRLDEYLTSVREVEKRIDRARGDQNKAAERATQNGTPLVAMKRPDNGLPEDIREHMKLMCDVTAIAFQTDKTRFATLLLCRDISGLFYPFLDVRNAHHSASHNDKSDDFERISRYYVSQMAYLASKLDTMNEGNGTVLDHSCLIFVNNMLSGSRHDSSRVPLFTVGGLGGALQTGRNMNYQDKGDDNRKLCSLYLAIANRMGLNLDAFGDATTELQAI, from the coding sequence ATGAATCATCACTCAGGACAAAATCGCAGCTTTCCTCGCCGAATGCTTCTCCAGGGAGCTGGCGTCACCATGGCGTTGCCATGGCTGGAATCCGTCCCGGTCTGGGGAATGACATCTGCATCCGGTTCGACCATCGCCGAATCTGCCGTCGCCGACACCAAAGGCTCGCCAACACCGAAACGATTTGCAGCATTGTTTATGGCCTGCGGGGTCAATCAGGAACACTGGTGGGCCAAAGGGCAGGGCGGAGAAATGGAATTGAGCAAAACCCTTTCTCCAATGGAACCTCTGAAACAGAAGATGAATTTCATCGACGGTTTATTCAACAGGAATGCCACGGGCGTGGGTATCCACCCCGGACAAACCGGAAACATTCTTTCCGGCGCAGCGCTTCAGAAGGGATCCGAACTTCGAGGTGGAATCAGTATCGATCAGCTCCTCGCCAATAGGCTGGGGCAGGAGACTGCTCAGCCGAGTCTGGTGCTTGGCTGTGAACAGCCTGTGACGGGGTATCACGAAACAAACTTTTCGATGGCTTACAGTTCACATATTTCGTGGCAGAACGCAACGTCCCCTGTCCCCATGGAAGTCTACCCGTCACTGGCATTCGACAGCCTGTTTGACAATCGCGGAAATCGACGCAACAAGAGCGTGCTGGATCGGATTCAGGAACATGCTGCGAGCCTGAGTCGTCAGGTGAGCGATGCCGATCGAGTCCGACTGGATGAATACCTGACCAGCGTGCGAGAAGTTGAGAAGCGGATTGACCGCGCAAGAGGAGATCAGAATAAAGCGGCTGAGCGTGCGACGCAGAATGGAACTCCCCTTGTTGCGATGAAGCGTCCGGACAACGGCTTGCCGGAAGATATTCGTGAACACATGAAGTTGATGTGTGACGTCACAGCCATCGCCTTCCAGACGGATAAGACTCGTTTTGCAACTCTTCTGCTTTGCAGAGACATCTCCGGATTGTTTTACCCGTTCCTCGATGTTCGCAACGCTCACCACTCGGCATCACACAACGATAAGTCAGACGACTTTGAACGTATCTCTCGGTACTATGTCAGTCAGATGGCCTATCTGGCGTCAAAGCTCGACACGATGAATGAAGGGAATGGAACCGTGCTGGACCATTCCTGTCTGATCTTTGTCAACAACATGCTGTCCGGCAGCCGACATGATTCCAGCCGGGTGCCGCTATTCACCGTCGGCGGTCTCGGTGGAGCACTTCAAACTGGCAGAAACATGAACTACCAGGACAAAGGCGACGACAATCGAAAACTTTGCAGCCTGTATCTGGCGATCGCAAATCGTATGGGACTTAATCTCGATGCATTCGGCGATGCGACAACGGAACTTCAGGCCATTTAG
- a CDS encoding DUF1592 domain-containing protein produces MSVLRFALFSAVTFLSGSPSLPAEDADVATVIAPFLKTHCLDCHNTETAEAKLNLETTRSAADIVDRHQVWQEIIHRLQADEMPPADYSPRPSEQQVGEIVRQIREILMSEAKRNAGDPGEVPVRRLSNAEYNYTIRDLTGVDIQPTREFPVDPANEAGFDNSAESLTLSPALFNKYLSGAREVVQHLVLKPDGFDFAPHPVMTDTDRDKYCVNRIVDFYRQQPTDLATYFLAARQLQVHPGKSVRSVDAVAAEFGISAKYLSTLTRLLIDSQDDYGPLEIVRRMWREIPDNADESTAMEACRRMAEFVATVRRRLEPPVEGLDVRGIHRGAQAFVLWKNDQYAANRRRFNSAATIDAPDVAPTTLEEQSLVLPVDGEERRQYWRALARFADIFPDAFYISERGRDYVGVPREKQEKGRLLSAGFHSMMGYYRDDAPLCDLILTEDQKSELDRLWRELDFIAYAPVRQYQGFLWFERTDSQWMRDEVFDFARPENLNALEENQIEKLSEVYLDKARRNGAEGVSEQAIVDYFRNMNGAIRWVEQAHLAAEASHLVQLEVFAAKCYRRPLADTEKHELKTFYQSLRSKDGLTHEEAIQDTIVSLLVSPLFFYRTDLAARTNDSGPSLTINRHALDRFQLASRLSYFLWSSMPDEELLNLAASGHLQDHDQLKSQVRRMLQDERSRSLAIEFAGNWLGFRRFEEHNSVDRNRFPQFTDALRAAMFEEPVRFIHSIIQNDSPLLDCLYADYTFVNEPLARHYGLEYPSSPPESTDDGWIRIEQAAQKQRGGLVPMSVFLTQNSPGLRTSPVKRGYWVVRKLLGEHIPAPPPNVPDLPEDESALGDLTLAAALAKHRDHAACAGCHDRFDSVGLVFENYGPIGELRSIDLGGRPIESSAVFPDGSEGSQLVDLQRYLKQNRESDFIDAFCRKLLTFGLGRSLLLSDDLLLDEMKAKLHTDGYRFRSLIETIVTSEQFLMRR; encoded by the coding sequence ATGTCTGTTCTTCGCTTCGCGCTGTTTTCGGCCGTGACTTTCCTGTCCGGCAGTCCGTCACTTCCTGCTGAAGATGCCGACGTAGCAACAGTCATTGCACCATTCCTGAAAACACACTGCCTCGATTGTCACAACACGGAAACGGCAGAGGCAAAATTGAATCTGGAAACAACCAGATCCGCTGCGGATATTGTCGACCGACATCAGGTCTGGCAGGAGATCATCCATCGTCTTCAGGCTGACGAAATGCCGCCCGCCGATTATTCCCCGCGGCCATCGGAACAACAGGTTGGCGAGATTGTCAGGCAGATTCGGGAAATCCTGATGTCGGAGGCGAAGCGAAATGCAGGTGATCCGGGTGAAGTACCGGTTCGTCGGCTGAGCAATGCCGAGTACAACTACACCATCCGCGATCTCACGGGCGTTGATATTCAGCCGACTCGAGAGTTTCCGGTCGATCCCGCAAATGAAGCTGGATTTGACAACTCTGCAGAATCATTAACTCTCTCTCCCGCTTTATTCAACAAGTACCTCTCCGGCGCGCGGGAAGTCGTTCAGCATCTCGTACTCAAACCAGACGGTTTTGACTTTGCTCCCCATCCGGTGATGACGGACACGGACCGCGACAAGTACTGCGTGAATCGAATTGTCGACTTCTATCGACAACAGCCAACAGACCTGGCCACGTACTTCCTCGCTGCTCGTCAACTTCAGGTTCATCCAGGCAAGTCAGTGAGATCTGTAGATGCTGTCGCTGCAGAATTTGGTATCAGCGCAAAGTATCTGTCAACGTTAACCCGTCTGCTGATCGATAGCCAGGACGACTACGGACCACTGGAGATCGTACGTCGAATGTGGCGTGAAATCCCTGACAATGCAGATGAATCAACCGCAATGGAGGCATGCCGCAGGATGGCAGAATTTGTGGCCACCGTTCGGCGTCGTCTGGAACCGCCCGTTGAAGGACTCGATGTACGAGGTATTCACCGCGGTGCTCAGGCATTCGTGCTTTGGAAGAATGATCAATACGCAGCCAATCGTCGCCGATTCAACTCAGCGGCTACCATCGACGCCCCTGACGTTGCACCGACAACACTGGAAGAACAGTCTTTGGTGCTTCCAGTGGATGGAGAAGAGCGTCGACAATACTGGAGAGCATTAGCCCGATTTGCAGACATCTTTCCAGATGCCTTCTACATTTCTGAACGGGGGCGCGACTATGTGGGCGTACCACGTGAAAAGCAGGAGAAAGGACGACTGCTTAGCGCTGGCTTCCACAGCATGATGGGGTACTATCGTGACGACGCGCCGCTATGCGACCTGATCCTCACTGAAGACCAGAAGTCCGAACTGGATCGTCTCTGGCGAGAACTGGATTTCATCGCCTACGCCCCCGTCAGGCAGTATCAGGGATTTCTCTGGTTCGAGCGAACAGACTCTCAGTGGATGCGAGATGAAGTCTTCGATTTTGCGAGGCCTGAGAACCTGAACGCACTGGAAGAAAATCAGATCGAAAAGCTGTCTGAAGTTTATCTCGACAAAGCCCGAAGAAATGGTGCTGAAGGAGTCTCAGAACAAGCGATCGTCGATTACTTCCGGAATATGAACGGTGCCATACGGTGGGTCGAACAGGCACATCTGGCAGCAGAGGCTTCGCACCTGGTACAGCTCGAAGTTTTTGCGGCAAAATGCTACCGGCGACCACTTGCGGATACGGAAAAACACGAACTGAAAACTTTTTATCAGTCACTCAGGTCGAAGGACGGGCTGACGCACGAAGAAGCCATTCAGGACACGATTGTTTCACTACTGGTCTCACCTCTTTTCTTCTATCGCACGGATCTGGCTGCGCGGACGAATGATTCCGGTCCGTCCCTCACAATAAATCGACACGCTCTGGATCGCTTTCAACTTGCAAGTCGCCTTAGCTACTTTCTGTGGTCGAGCATGCCGGATGAAGAACTACTGAATCTTGCAGCCAGCGGTCATCTTCAGGACCACGACCAACTGAAATCGCAGGTCAGGCGAATGCTGCAGGATGAACGATCCCGCTCACTGGCGATCGAATTCGCAGGGAACTGGCTGGGATTTCGACGATTCGAAGAGCATAACAGTGTTGACCGAAATCGTTTCCCGCAATTCACCGATGCACTGCGTGCCGCGATGTTCGAAGAACCAGTGCGGTTTATTCATTCGATCATTCAGAATGACAGTCCTTTGCTAGATTGCCTTTACGCAGACTACACGTTCGTGAACGAACCACTCGCACGACACTACGGCCTCGAATATCCCTCATCGCCACCAGAATCGACAGACGATGGCTGGATTCGAATCGAACAGGCGGCACAGAAGCAGCGTGGTGGTCTGGTCCCGATGTCGGTATTTCTCACCCAGAACTCGCCAGGGCTGCGCACCAGTCCCGTAAAGCGAGGATACTGGGTTGTTCGCAAGCTGCTTGGCGAACACATCCCCGCGCCGCCTCCCAATGTCCCGGACTTGCCCGAAGACGAATCAGCGTTGGGCGACCTGACGCTTGCGGCGGCACTTGCAAAACACCGGGATCACGCGGCCTGTGCGGGCTGCCATGACCGGTTCGACTCCGTTGGACTGGTGTTCGAAAACTACGGCCCCATTGGAGAATTGCGATCCATCGACCTTGGTGGTCGTCCCATCGAATCATCGGCCGTCTTTCCAGATGGTTCAGAGGGTAGCCAGCTCGTGGATCTTCAAAGGTATCTGAAGCAGAATCGAGAGTCCGATTTCATTGATGCGTTCTGCCGAAAACTTTTGACCTTTGGTCTGGGACGCAGTTTGTTGTTATCCGATGACCTGCTTCTTGACGAGATGAAAGCAAAGCTGCACACTGACGGCTATCGATTCCGAAGCCTGATCGAAACCATTGTCACAAGCGAACAGTTCCTGATGCGACGCTGA